The sequence below is a genomic window from Variovorax paradoxus B4.
CCGGCATCGCGCAGCCGCAGCATGGCCTCGGTGATGCGGTTCATGTCGCGCGGATGCAGGCCGATGCTGGGCTCGTCGAGCACGAACAGCGTGTTGACCAGCGAGGTGCCCAGCGCCGTGGTGAGGTTGATGCGCTGCACCTCGCCGCCCGACAGCGTGCGGCTCTGCCGGTCGAGCGTGAGGTAGCCGATGCCGACGTCGTGCAGGTAGCGCAGGCGCGTGGTGATTTCCTCGAACAGCAGCTTCAGCGCCTGCGCTTCGCCTTCGCTCGCGGTGTTGCCGTTGCCATGGCGCTCGACGCGGTCGAAGAAGCGGCGCAGCCGCTCGATGGGCAAGAGCATCAGGTCGTGCAGGCACAGGCCGGGCAGCGCCTCGAGCTGCGCGCGCGTCCACCTGGCGCCGGTCGGCATGAAGCGCTTGGCGGGTTCGAGCACCGCATCGGCGTCTGCCTTGCTGCCGATGCGCCACAGCAGGCTGTCGAGCTTCAGGCGCGCGCCGCTGCAGACGGGGCACGGCGTGTAGCTGCGGTACTTGGACAAGAGCACGCGGATGTGCATCTTGTAGGCCTTGCTCTCCAGGTAACCGAAGAAGCGGCGCACGCCATACCACTGCTTGTTCCAGTTGCCTTCCTTGTAGTTGGGCGTGCCCTCGATCACCCAGTGCTTCTGCGCGTCGGTGAGCTTGTTCCAGGGCGTGTCGCGCGGAATGCCGGCCGCCTCGGCGTGGCGCATGAGGTCGTCCTGCGCTTCCTTCCACGCCGGGGTCTGGATGGTCTTGATGGCGCCGGCGCGCAGCGTGAGCTTGTCGTTGGGAATCACGAGGCCCAGGTCGACGCCGATCACGCGGCCGAAGCCGCGGCAGGTGTCGCAGGCGCCCACCGCCGAGTTGAACGAGAACATCGACGGGATCGGGTCGGTGTAGCGGATGTCGCTCTCGGGGCAGTGCAGGCCCGTCGAGAACTTCCACACGTCGGTCGGTGCATTTTCGTCGGCGCCGGTCGCATGCACCGTGACCCGCCCGCTGCCGCGCTTGAGCGCCACCTCGATGGCCTCGACCACGCGCGAACGCTCGGCGCTCGAGATGCGGAAGCGGTCGGCCACCACGTCGAGCACCTTGCGCGGACCGGTGGGCGCGGCCACCTCGCGCTCCGACTGAACGCGCGTGAAGCCGCTGGCCGACAGCCACTGCGTCACTTCATCCGCAGAGGTGCCCGCGGGCAACTCGACCGGGAAGGTGACCACCAGCCGCGGGTCGCCCGCCGCAGCCGCCCGCTCGGCGATCTGCGCATAGATGCTGTCGGGCGAATCGTGGCGCACCGGCAGCGCGGTTTCGCGGTCGAACAGCTGGGCCGCGCGCGCATAGAGCAGCTTCAGGTGGTCGTTGAGCTCGGTCATCGTGCCGACCGTGGAGCGCGAGGAGCGCACCGGGTTGGTCTGGTCGATGGCAATGGCGGGCGGCACGCCCTCCACCTTGTCGACGGCCGGCTTGTCCATGCGGTCCAGGAACTGGCGCGCGTAGGCGGAAAAAGTCTCCACGTAGCGCCGCTGGCCCTCGGCATAGAGGGTGTCGAACACGAGGCTCGACTTGCCCGAGCCGCTGGGCCCGGTGACCACCGTCATCTCGCCGGTGCGGATGTCGAGGTCGAGGTTCTGGAGGTTGTGCTGGCGCGCGCCGCGAATCCGGATGGAGCCCTGTGTCATGAATGCCTTGGGGGGTGGGGCAAACATTCTAGGGAGTGGCCGATGACGTATTCGTGCACTCCGTCACATGGTCCGCGCCCGCGCAGGGGTTTGTACCGATTCAGCGATTGTCACTTCATGTAACAAATAGCACCTTCGTTTACGTTCCTATCTGCACTCGAAAGTTGCCCCATGAACAAGCTGCACGTTCTTTGCGCCGCCCTGCTGGCAGTGGCCGCGACATCCGCGCCGGCCCAGATCCTGATCGGCCAGACAGCGGGCATGACCGGCTCCGTGGCCGCCAGCGTGAATGAAACCATCGGCGGCGCCCAGCTGGTGATCGACGCCGTGAACGCCCAAGGTGGCGTCCATGGCGAAACGATCGAGGTGCTGCGCATGGACGACGGCTTCGACGTCAAGCGCGCCAGCGAGAACGCCCGCGTGCTGATCGAGGAGAAGAAGGTGGCGGCGCTCTTCATGAGCCGCGGCACGCCGCATTCGCAGGCCATCATCCCGTGGCTCGACAAGCACGACGTGGCCCTGGTCGGCCCTTCGACCGGCGCCATGGTGCTGCACAAGCCGGTGCAAAGGTACGTGTTCAACGTGCGCGCCACCTACCAGCGCGAAGCCGAGAAGGCGATCCAGCACCTGCTCACCACCGGCATCGCGCGCATCGCCGTGGTCTACGTGACCGATTCCTTCGGGCAGGATGCGCTCGAGGGCGCCATGACCGGCTTTGCCAAGGCGCAGGCCAAGCCCACGGTGACCGTGCCGGCCGACCGCGAAAAGCCCGACTACAAGACCATCGTGCCGGCCATCAGGGACGCCAATGCACAGGCGGTGCTGTGGATCGGCTCGGGCACTGCCGTGGTCGAGGGCATCAAGGCGCTGCGCGCGTCCGGGTCGGCCGCGCAGGTGGTCACCTTGTCGAACAACGCTTCCTCGGGCTTCATCAAGCAGCTGGGCGATGCGAGCAAGGGCGTGATCGTGACCCAGGTGTTCCCGAACGAGCGCTCCATCAGCTACCCCATGGTCAAGGAAGCGCTGGCCCTGGCACGCGCCAAGGGCCAGGCCGAGCTTTCGCCGGCCGCGCTCGAAGGCTTTGCCTCGGCCAAGGTGCTGGTCGAGGCATTGCGCCGCGCCGGACCGAAGCCAACGCGGGCCAAGGTGCTCGCCGCGCTCGAGAGCCTGCGCGCCTACGACCTCGGCGGGCTCGAGGTGAGCTATTCGCCGCAGGACCATTCGGGCATCGATTTCGCCGACCTGGCGATCATCAGCGACGGCCGTTTCAAGCGCTGAGCGCGGGCGCTGGCGGCACCGCCGCGGCGGCGCCAAAGCACTGGGAACTATGGTTTGACAGGGTTTCCACGAGCGAGTGAATGTCACTTGCGGCAACACATTACACATCTTCTGACAGAAGCATCCGCTTCGCCCAAAGGCCTGTTCGATGATGAAGATGTTGTCCACGTCCCGTGCTGTTGCGCTGCTCTTCGCCCTGTCCGCCCTCGGCGCGTCGGCACAGATCGTGATCGGCCAGTCGGCCGACCTGTCGGGGCCGGTGGCCGCCAGCGTGAAGGAGACCATCATGGGCTCGCAGCTGGTCATCGACCAGGTCAACGCCCAGGGCGGCATCAACGGCGAGCAGATCGAGGTGATCCGGCTGGACGACGGCCTGGACGCCAAGCGCTCGCTCGAGAACACGCGCATCCTGATCGAGGACAAGAAGGTGCTGGCGCTGCTGCTCAACCGCGGCACGCCCAACACCCTGGCCGTCATTCCGCTGCTCGACAAGCACGGCGTGGCGCTGGTGGGGCCCTCCACCGGCGCGATGGCGCTGCACAAGCCGCTGCAGAAGAACATCTTCAATGTGCGCTCGACCTACCAGCGCGAGGCTGAAAAGGCGGTGCAGCACCTGCACACCACGGGCATCCAGCGCATCGCGGTGGTCCAGGCCGACGACTCGTTCGGCAAGGACGCAATGGAAGGCGCGAGCAAGGGCTTCGAGAAGGCGGGGCTCACACCGGCCGTGCTGGCGCTGGCCGACCGCAGCAAGCCCGACTATTCGGCCATCGTGCCGCAGCTGGTCAAGGCCAATGCGCAGGCCGTGCTGTGGATCGGCTCGGGCACCGCGGTGACCGAAGGCGTGAAGGCGCTGCGCGCCGCGGGCTCGGCGGCGCAGATCATCACGCTCTCGAACAATGCCGCGTCAGGGTTCATCAAGGAGCTCGGCTCGGCCAGCGCCGGCGTGATCGTCACGCAGGTGCTGCCCTACGAGCGCTCGTTCGGCCATCCGCTGATCAAGGAAGCGATGGCGCTCGCCAAGGCCAAGGGCCAGACCGAGCTGTCGCCGGCGCTGCTCGAAGGCTTCGTCGCCACCAAGGTGATGGTGGAGGCGCTGCGCCGCACGGGCCCCAAGCCCACGCGCGCCAGGCTGATTGCCACGCTCAACAGCCTCCAGTACGACCTGGGCGGCAACATCGACGTGAGCTACTCGCCGACCGACCACACGGGCATCGACTACGTCGACCTGTCGATCGTCAGCGAAGGCCGCTTCAAGCGCTGATCACCGCCGCGCGGGCGTTTACTTGGGTGCGGCAGCGGGCGCAGGCTCGTGCGTCGTGTCGCCGCCGTGCTTCTCGCCCGACATGTCGATCTTGTCGCCGGCTTGCGAGATGACGTACAGGGCAATGGCGGCAAAGACGACGAAGCCGACAACGAGTTTCCACATGGGTTCTGTCTCCTGATGGTGGGGATATGCGAGGGTTCAAGAAAAAGGCCTCATGCCGACGGCATGAAGCCCCTTTGTTGAACGGAGGGCCGGCGCTCGCGCCCTCCTCCTGAACGCGCGTCAGTCGTTCGCGTAGATGTCGACGTTCTTGGTCTCGCGGATGAACAGCGTGCCGACGACCAGGGTCATGGCCGCGATGATGATCGGGTACCAGAGGCCGTTGTACATGTTGCCGGTGGTCGCCACGATCGCGAACGCGGTGGTCGGCAGCAGTCCGCCGAACCAGCCGTTGCCGATGTGGTACGGCAGGCTCATCGAGGTATAGCGGATGCGCGTGGGGAACAGCTCGACCAGCATGGCGGCGATTGGGCCGTAGACCATCGTGACCAGCAGCACCAGCCAGAACAGCAGCGCGACGACCATCACCTTGTTCATCTTTGCGGGGTCGGCCTTGGCGGGATAGCCCGCCACCTTCAGGTCCTCGGCCACGCCCTTCTTGAAGGCGGCAATCTCCTTGGCGGAGGCTTCGTCGAACTTCAGGTTGACCACGTTGCCGACCGGCGCCTCGATGGACTTGTCGCCGATCTTGACGATGGCCTTGGAGCCGGGCGCGCCTTCGACGTTGTCGTAGCTCACCGAGTTCTGCACCAGGTAGCGCTTGGCGATGTCGCACGAGCTTCTGAAGTCGATTTCACGCGCCACCGGGTTGCCCTGGAAGGAACACGACTTGGGATCCGCCGTCACCGTGACGCCGGCCGTGGCCTGCGCGCGGGCCAGGTCGGGGTTGGCGGCTTCGGTCATCATCTTGAAGACCGGGAAGTAGGTGACCACGGCCAGCAGGCAGCCGGCCATGATGATCGGCTTGCGGCCGATCTTGTCCGAGAGCGTGCCGAACACCACGAAGAACGGCGTGCCGATCAGCAGCGAGGCGGCGATCATCAGGTTGGCGGTGGTGCCGTCGACCTTGAGCTGCTGCGTCAGGAAGAACAGCGCGTAGAACTGTCCCGTGTACCAGACCACGGCCTGGCCTGCCGTGAGGCCGACCAGGGCCAGGATCACGATCTTGAGGTTCTTCCACTGGCCGAAGGATTCGGACAGCGGCGCCTTCGAGGTCTTGCCCTCGGCCTTCATCTTCTGGAAGGCGGGCGATTCGCTCAACGAGAGCCGGATCCACACCGAGATGCCGAGCAATGCGATCGACACCAGGAACGGAACGCGCCAGCCCCAGTCGCCGAAGGCCTGCTCGCCGAGCCAGGTGCGCACGCCCAGGATCACCAGCAGGCTCAGGAACAGCCCGAGCGTGGCGGTGGTCTGGATCCACGAGGTGTAGGCGCCGCGCTTGCCGTGCGGCGAGTGCTCGGCCACGTACGTGGCGGCACCGCCGTACTCGCCGCCGAGCGCGAGGCCCTGCAGCATGCGCAGCGCGATCAGGATCACCGGCGCCGCGACGCCGATGGTCGCGTAGCTGGGCAGCAAGCCGACGATGAAGGTCGACAGGCCCATGATCAGGATCGTGACCAGGAAGGTGTACTTGCGCCCGATCATGTCGCCGAGCCGGCCGAACACGATGGCGCCGAACGGCCGCACCAGGAAGCCCGCGGCAAACGCCAGCAGCGCGAAGATGAAGGCCGCGCCGGCATCCAGGCCGCTGAAGAACTGCTTCGCGATGATCGCGGCCAGCGAACCGTAGAGGTAGAAGTCGTACCACTCGAACACCGTGCCAAGGGAGGAAGCGAAGATGACCTTCTTTTCCTCCGCGGACATGGGCCGGGGGGCCGGGTGCGGCATCCCCCTCGAATCCAGTGTTGCTGCCATTTGCGTCGTCTCCTGTGTGTGCGTTCGGTCGGCCCCGGCATTCGGGACCGTGAAGCATTCTTGGAGGCGCGACTGACCCGAGCCTTTCGCGAAACTGAACCGACGCTTACGAATTAAGGTGAAACCCGCGGGGCTCGTTTCAGCCTGTAAGAAATCGGCCGATTGCTCAGCTTTTGCTGCTTCGCAGCAAGGAAGGCCGCTGGTCGGCCGCGGCCCATTGCGGGCCTTCGAACCACGCATCGCCGGCCAGGTAGGCGCGCAGCATCGCAAGGCCGTCGAAGCCCCAGAACAGGCGGGCGTCGACCACATACGCCGGGGTGCCGAACACGCCGAGCTGCAGGGCTTCGTCGGTGTTGCGCTTGAGCAGCGCCTTGTTCTCGTCGCCGTTCATGTCGCGCTTCGGCTTCAGCTGCGCCGCCAGCGCAGCCAGGCGCGTGGCATCGCCGGCTTCCTCGCCGCCGCGCCACACGTTGCGGAAGATGGTCTCGGCCACGAGGCGGCTGATGCTGCCGTCGTCCGAGGTCGACAGCGCGAGCCGCAGATGCGCAAGCGGGTTGTACGGATGCGAGGCCGGCATCTCGATGGGAATGCCGTTCGCATGGCCGAGCCAGAGCACGTGGCGGTAGGTCCAGCTGCGCTTGGCAGGAATCTCGGCCGGTCCGAGCTGCCCGTGGTGCTTGAGGATCGCGCCGAGCAGCACCGGCTTGTAGGCCACGCTGTAGCTCAGGCCTTCGAATGCCTGGGGCAGGTGCTCGAACGCAAGGTGCGCGTAGGGCGAGATGAAGTCGAGGTAGAAGTCGATGTGCTTCATGCGTGCTGGTCTCCTGATGGCTCCGGGACGCGCCAGATGCCGGCCCGTGCCCGCAACTCTATCGCGCGCCACACGCCGCGCCGCGCCTCGTCTTCCATCCTGCTCCAGCCCGCGATCTCGGGGATGGTGCGCAGGCATCCTTCGCAAAAGCCGCTCAGGCGGTCCATGCGGCAGACCGAGGTGCAGGGCGATGGCGCATCGTCGGCCGAGTGCTGCACGACCACGGCGCGTTCGGCCAGCGCTTGCGCGGTGTCGAAATTCACGTCGTCACACCACGTCCGCCACCGGCGCGCCGGTGAGCTTCTCGAGGTCTTGCGGGTGCAGCTGGAACACCGCATGCGGATGGCCCGCCGCGGCCCAGATCTCCTCGAAGCGGAACAGCTCGCGGTCGATCAGCACCACCGGCGGCGTGGCATGCGCCACGGGCGAGACGCCGCCGATCGTGAAGCCGGTGCGCGCCTTCACGAACTCCGCATCGGCGCGGCCGGTCTTGCCGACCAGCGCATCGACCTTCTTCTCGTCCACGCGCTTGTCGCCCGAGGTGATGACCAGCACCGCCGCGTCGTCGC
It includes:
- a CDS encoding 2-hydroxychromene-2-carboxylate isomerase, coding for MKHIDFYLDFISPYAHLAFEHLPQAFEGLSYSVAYKPVLLGAILKHHGQLGPAEIPAKRSWTYRHVLWLGHANGIPIEMPASHPYNPLAHLRLALSTSDDGSISRLVAETIFRNVWRGGEEAGDATRLAALAAQLKPKRDMNGDENKALLKRNTDEALQLGVFGTPAYVVDARLFWGFDGLAMLRAYLAGDAWFEGPQWAAADQRPSLLRSSKS
- a CDS encoding MFS transporter, translated to MAATLDSRGMPHPAPRPMSAEEKKVIFASSLGTVFEWYDFYLYGSLAAIIAKQFFSGLDAGAAFIFALLAFAAGFLVRPFGAIVFGRLGDMIGRKYTFLVTILIMGLSTFIVGLLPSYATIGVAAPVILIALRMLQGLALGGEYGGAATYVAEHSPHGKRGAYTSWIQTTATLGLFLSLLVILGVRTWLGEQAFGDWGWRVPFLVSIALLGISVWIRLSLSESPAFQKMKAEGKTSKAPLSESFGQWKNLKIVILALVGLTAGQAVVWYTGQFYALFFLTQQLKVDGTTANLMIAASLLIGTPFFVVFGTLSDKIGRKPIIMAGCLLAVVTYFPVFKMMTEAANPDLARAQATAGVTVTADPKSCSFQGNPVAREIDFRSSCDIAKRYLVQNSVSYDNVEGAPGSKAIVKIGDKSIEAPVGNVVNLKFDEASAKEIAAFKKGVAEDLKVAGYPAKADPAKMNKVMVVALLFWLVLLVTMVYGPIAAMLVELFPTRIRYTSMSLPYHIGNGWFGGLLPTTAFAIVATTGNMYNGLWYPIIIAAMTLVVGTLFIRETKNVDIYAND
- a CDS encoding ABC transporter substrate-binding protein, which produces MMKMLSTSRAVALLFALSALGASAQIVIGQSADLSGPVAASVKETIMGSQLVIDQVNAQGGINGEQIEVIRLDDGLDAKRSLENTRILIEDKKVLALLLNRGTPNTLAVIPLLDKHGVALVGPSTGAMALHKPLQKNIFNVRSTYQREAEKAVQHLHTTGIQRIAVVQADDSFGKDAMEGASKGFEKAGLTPAVLALADRSKPDYSAIVPQLVKANAQAVLWIGSGTAVTEGVKALRAAGSAAQIITLSNNAASGFIKELGSASAGVIVTQVLPYERSFGHPLIKEAMALAKAKGQTELSPALLEGFVATKVMVEALRRTGPKPTRARLIATLNSLQYDLGGNIDVSYSPTDHTGIDYVDLSIVSEGRFKR
- a CDS encoding ABC transporter substrate-binding protein, with amino-acid sequence MNKLHVLCAALLAVAATSAPAQILIGQTAGMTGSVAASVNETIGGAQLVIDAVNAQGGVHGETIEVLRMDDGFDVKRASENARVLIEEKKVAALFMSRGTPHSQAIIPWLDKHDVALVGPSTGAMVLHKPVQRYVFNVRATYQREAEKAIQHLLTTGIARIAVVYVTDSFGQDALEGAMTGFAKAQAKPTVTVPADREKPDYKTIVPAIRDANAQAVLWIGSGTAVVEGIKALRASGSAAQVVTLSNNASSGFIKQLGDASKGVIVTQVFPNERSISYPMVKEALALARAKGQAELSPAALEGFASAKVLVEALRRAGPKPTRAKVLAALESLRAYDLGGLEVSYSPQDHSGIDFADLAIISDGRFKR
- a CDS encoding DUF1289 domain-containing protein — protein: MNFDTAQALAERAVVVQHSADDAPSPCTSVCRMDRLSGFCEGCLRTIPEIAGWSRMEDEARRGVWRAIELRARAGIWRVPEPSGDQHA
- a CDS encoding YbaK/EbsC family protein — protein: MCGAELHSLPEGVQRVSRVLQDAGHPHSPRMLDDACRTAQQAADALGIGVGQIAKSIIFRRKSDDAAVLVITSGDKRVDEKKVDALVGKTGRADAEFVKARTGFTIGGVSPVAHATPPVVLIDRELFRFEEIWAAAGHPHAVFQLHPQDLEKLTGAPVADVV